In Mercurialis annua linkage group LG5, ddMerAnnu1.2, whole genome shotgun sequence, a single genomic region encodes these proteins:
- the LOC126681470 gene encoding uncharacterized protein LOC126681470, which yields MSLGCKAVWNGDHGFEIGEGDDKHTVFIDKKLCTCRVWDVSGIPCPHAICAIKHLGMEPLDHISGYYHRAQYDATYSFTIQPVPGKKFMKCDQYLPMDAPEVKKQPGRPRKKRIINVNEPNPTSGSGKLARKGQKQRCRHCQEAGHNKASCKKKGKQGQTSQAGLQ from the exons ATGTCTTTAGGATGCAAGGCAGTCTGGAATGGTGATCATGGGTTTGAGATTGGGGAAGGTGATGACAAGCATACAGTCTTCATAGATAAGAAGTTGTGCACTTGTAGGGTTTGGGATGTGTCTGGCATTCCATGCCCACATGCAATTTGTGCAATCAAACATCTAGGCATGGAGCCTCTGGATCACATCTCAGGGTACTACCATAGGGCCCAATATGATGCTACCTACAGTTTCACCATTCAACCAGTGCCTGGGAAAAAGTTCATGAAATGTGATCAATACCTGCCTATGGATGCACCAGAAGTGAAAAAACAGCCTGGCAGACCAAGGAAGAAGCGCATCATAAATGTTAATGAGCCAAATCCAACATCTGGGAGTGGGAAACTGGCAAGAAAGGGGCAGAAGCAGAGATGCAGACATTGTCAAGAAGCAGGACATAACAAAGCCTCATGCAAAAAAAAG GGGAAACAAGGACAAACATCACAGGCAGGATTGCAGTAG
- the LOC126681471 gene encoding uncharacterized protein LOC126681471, producing MKTRLSLYAIANNFQFTVSKSCTIKYVLNYLDKNCKWSSRASRDGRTSMFLIRRLNNMHTCSVDIRMEEKREATTSIVAEVTKSKFLNVKTIYTPTNIILDFEKEYGVILNYNKAWREKEKALGLIRGNPGDSYDVLPSYFHMILETNPGLVVNIPTSKDNIFLYAFMALDASIKGWKYCRPVVVTDGTFLKSNYGRTLLTTCTQDGNSKKFPPAFAIIDSENDASWEYFFREFKEAFGEKDELCIVSDRCESISKAKKKQAVSSSNSRDMYVQLLNNLKSKFKNKNNKVKECLYVAAKSYKLRSLTTT from the coding sequence ATGAAGACACGTTTGAGTTTATATGCAATTGCTAACAACTTTCAGTTTACAGTGAGTAAATCTTGCACGATTAAGTATGTACTCAATTATTTGGACAAAAATTGCAAATGGAGTTCAAGGGCTTCAAGAGATGGAAGGACAAGCATGTTTCTTATTAGAAGACTCAACAACATGCACACATGCTCAGTAGATATTAGAATGGAAGAAAAAAGGGAGGCAACAACTTCCATTGTAGCAGAGGTGACAAAATCCAAGTTTTTGAATGTCAAAACAATTTACACACCGACAAACATAATTTTAGACTTTGAAAAGGAATATGGTgtaattttgaattataataaagCTTGGAGAGAGAAGGAAAAGGCGCTTGGACTGATTAGAGGTAATCCGGGTGACTCTTATGATGTTTTGCCTAGTTATTTTCACATGATTTTGGAAACAAATCCCGGATTAGTAGTTAACATTCCAACTTCAAAAGACAATATATTTCTATATGCTTTTATGGCTCTTGATGCTTCTATAAAGGGCTGGAAATATTGCAGACCGGTGGTTGTAACAGATGgtacttttttaaaatcaaattatggTAGAACTCTATTGACAACATGCACACAAGATGGAAACAGTAAAAAATTTCCTCCAGCATTTGCTATTATCGACTCTGAGAATGACGCTTCATGGGAATACTTCTTTCGAGAGTTTAAAGAAGCTTTTGGTGAAAAGGATGAACTTTGTATCGTATCAGATAGATGTGAAAGCATTTCtaaggcaaaaaaaaaacaagctgTTTCCTCAAGCAACTCACGGGATATGTATGTTCAACTTCTGAATAATCTGAAATCTAAATTcaagaataaaaacaataagGTCAAAGAATGTTTATATGTTGCTGCAAAGTCATACAAGTTAAGAAGTTTGACTACCACATGA